A region of Streptomyces sp. NBC_01267 DNA encodes the following proteins:
- a CDS encoding DUF1918 domain-containing protein, with protein sequence MRATVGDRLHVHSRSVGLTDRQGEIIEVRGEDGGPPYMVRFSDGHEGLVYPGPDCVIESRSSED encoded by the coding sequence ATGCGTGCAACTGTTGGCGATCGACTCCACGTCCACAGTCGGTCCGTGGGACTGACCGACCGCCAAGGGGAGATCATCGAGGTCCGGGGCGAGGACGGCGGACCGCCGTACATGGTCCGCTTCTCCGACGGCCACGAGGGCCTGGTCTACCCGGGACCCGACTGCGTCATCGAATCCCGCTCGTCAGAAGACTGA
- a CDS encoding GNAT family N-acetyltransferase: MPRLHLLHLDHAPALLEFEQDNRAYFAASIPDRGDEYFAQFEARHRALLAEQTTGTCFFHVLLGSEGEVLGRVNLVDAADGSAELGYRIAERAAGRGLATSAVRAVCDLAAAEYGITTLRARTTLGNAASRAVLARTGFLPTGGIWLNGRPGLRFVRDGVTADRLRR; the protein is encoded by the coding sequence ATGCCCCGACTCCACCTGCTCCACCTCGACCACGCCCCGGCACTCCTTGAGTTCGAGCAGGACAACCGGGCCTATTTCGCCGCGTCGATCCCCGACCGCGGCGACGAGTACTTCGCCCAGTTCGAGGCACGCCACCGCGCCCTGCTCGCCGAACAGACCACCGGGACCTGCTTCTTCCACGTACTGCTGGGCAGTGAGGGCGAGGTGCTGGGGCGGGTCAACCTGGTCGACGCGGCGGACGGTTCGGCCGAACTCGGGTACCGGATCGCCGAGCGGGCCGCCGGGCGGGGGCTGGCCACATCCGCCGTGCGCGCGGTGTGCGACCTGGCTGCCGCCGAGTACGGCATCACCACCCTGCGGGCCAGGACGACGCTCGGCAACGCCGCTTCGCGGGCCGTGCTGGCCCGTACCGGGTTCCTGCCCACGGGCGGGATCTGGCTGAACGGCCGGCCGGGGCTCCGTTTCGTACGCGACGGGGTCACCGCGGACCGCCTCCGCAGGTGA
- a CDS encoding tectonin domain-containing protein: MADWVKVAGSLSAISAGSRTTVWGVNSAGAIYHYTNNDANPWINIPGSLSDIGSAADGTVWGVNRNDQIYRYTGDQSTTNWVGIPGSLVRISAGSRTNVWGVNSGGGIYRYTNNDANPWINIPGSLSDIGAAADGTVWGVNKNDQIYRYTGDQSTTNWVGISGSLVRISAGSRTNVWGVDSAGSIYRYTNNDANPWIKIPGNASDIGAGADGTVWHVNKNGEIYRYTGDQPS, encoded by the coding sequence ATGGCTGACTGGGTGAAGGTCGCAGGCAGTCTCTCTGCCATCTCGGCAGGATCCAGAACGACCGTATGGGGTGTGAACTCCGCCGGCGCCATCTACCACTACACGAACAACGACGCCAACCCCTGGATCAACATCCCCGGGTCCCTCAGCGACATCGGCTCCGCTGCCGACGGCACCGTATGGGGCGTCAACAGGAACGACCAGATCTACCGGTACACCGGAGACCAGTCCACGACGAACTGGGTGGGCATCCCCGGCAGCCTGGTCCGCATCTCGGCAGGATCCAGGACCAACGTATGGGGGGTGAATTCGGGCGGCGGCATCTACCGCTACACGAACAACGACGCCAACCCCTGGATCAACATCCCCGGGTCCCTCAGCGACATCGGCGCCGCCGCCGACGGCACCGTATGGGGCGTCAACAAGAACGACCAGATCTACCGGTACACCGGAGACCAGTCCACCACCAACTGGGTGGGAATCTCCGGCAGCCTGGTCCGCATCTCGGCAGGATCCAGGACCAACGTATGGGGCGTCGACTCCGCCGGCAGCATCTACCGGTACACCAACAACGACGCCAACCCCTGGATCAAGATCCCCGGCAACGCCAGCGACATCGGCGCCGGTGCCGACGGCACCGTGTGGCACGTCAACAAGAACGGTGAGATCTACCGGTACACCGGGGACCAGCCAAGCTGA
- a CDS encoding ABC transporter permease yields MPGGWWCRVADGLRAYRLIAGMWIRSTMTYRASFAMTAFGNFAATGLDFVAILLMFSHVTRLGGYSLGEIAFLYGSASTAFGLSDLVMGSMDRLGRRIRDGTLDTLLVRPAPVLAQVAADRFALRRLGRISQGLLVLGYALLALDIDWTPLKVAMVPMMVLSGGAIFAAVFVAGGAFQFWAQDASEVQNSFTYGGVTLLQYPPTVFAKDLLRGVTFVVPLSFVNWLPALYVLGRPYPLDVPHWWAFAPPVVAAVCCALAGLAWRYGLRSYRSTGS; encoded by the coding sequence CTGCCAGGAGGGTGGTGGTGCAGGGTGGCTGACGGGCTGCGCGCGTACCGGCTGATCGCCGGGATGTGGATCCGCTCGACGATGACGTACCGGGCGTCGTTCGCGATGACGGCCTTCGGGAACTTCGCCGCGACGGGTCTGGACTTCGTCGCGATCCTGCTGATGTTCTCGCACGTGACGCGGCTCGGCGGCTATTCGCTGGGCGAGATCGCGTTCCTGTACGGCTCGGCCTCCACCGCCTTCGGCCTCTCCGACCTGGTGATGGGCTCGATGGACCGGCTGGGCCGCCGGATCCGCGACGGCACACTGGACACCCTGCTCGTACGCCCGGCCCCGGTGCTCGCCCAGGTCGCCGCGGACCGCTTCGCGCTGCGCCGGCTGGGCCGGATCTCCCAGGGCCTGCTGGTCCTCGGGTATGCGCTGCTGGCCCTCGACATCGACTGGACGCCGCTGAAGGTGGCGATGGTGCCGATGATGGTGCTCAGCGGCGGGGCGATCTTCGCGGCGGTGTTCGTGGCGGGCGGGGCGTTCCAGTTCTGGGCGCAGGACGCGTCGGAGGTGCAGAACTCCTTCACGTACGGCGGGGTGACGCTGCTCCAGTACCCGCCGACGGTGTTCGCGAAGGACCTGTTGCGCGGGGTGACGTTCGTGGTCCCGCTGTCCTTCGTCAACTGGCTGCCCGCGCTGTACGTGTTGGGCCGCCCGTATCCCCTGGACGTCCCGCACTGGTGGGCGTTCGCGCCTCCGGTGGTGGCTGCGGTGTGCTGTGCGCTGGCGGGGCTGGCCTGGCGGTACGGGCTGCGGTCGTACCGGAGCACCGGGAGCTGA
- a CDS encoding ABC transporter permease: protein MRVYAVVAAGGFRRFATYRVATAAGVFTNTVFGFILAYTYIALWDERPHLGGYDQAQALTYVWLGQALMTTMALLGGGLEDELVERIRTGDIAIDLYRPVDLQLWWLAGDLGRAAFQFLGRGVAPMVLGALAFHLALPTNPFVWLALLVSLLFGVIVSFAIRYLVALSAFWLMDGVGVAQMAGIAGMFFSGMVLPLNLFPGLLGEIARLLPWSVLLQVPADIALGKRTGWGLVTAYAFQLGWAVVLLGAGRLLQSAAARRVVVQGG, encoded by the coding sequence ATGCGGGTGTACGCGGTCGTGGCCGCGGGGGGATTCAGACGCTTCGCGACCTACCGGGTGGCGACGGCGGCCGGGGTGTTCACCAACACCGTGTTCGGTTTCATCCTGGCGTACACCTACATCGCGCTCTGGGACGAGCGTCCGCACCTCGGAGGGTACGACCAGGCGCAGGCCCTCACCTACGTATGGCTCGGCCAGGCGCTGATGACGACGATGGCGCTGCTCGGCGGTGGCCTGGAGGACGAACTGGTCGAGCGGATCCGCACCGGTGACATCGCGATCGACCTCTACCGCCCCGTCGACCTGCAACTCTGGTGGCTGGCAGGTGACTTGGGGCGCGCCGCGTTCCAGTTCCTCGGCCGTGGCGTGGCGCCGATGGTGCTGGGGGCGCTCGCCTTCCACCTCGCGCTGCCGACCAACCCTTTCGTGTGGCTCGCGTTGCTGGTCTCACTCCTCTTCGGGGTGATCGTCAGCTTCGCGATCCGCTATCTCGTGGCACTGTCCGCGTTCTGGCTGATGGACGGCGTGGGCGTCGCGCAGATGGCGGGGATCGCCGGAATGTTCTTCTCCGGGATGGTGTTGCCGCTCAACCTCTTCCCCGGTCTCCTGGGCGAGATCGCACGGCTGCTGCCCTGGTCGGTGCTGCTCCAGGTGCCGGCCGACATCGCCCTGGGCAAGCGGACCGGCTGGGGGCTGGTGACGGCGTACGCCTTCCAGCTCGGCTGGGCGGTGGTGCTGCTCGGCGCCGGTCGGCTGCTCCAGTCCGCCGCTGCCAGGAGGGTGGTGGTGCAGGGTGGCTGA
- a CDS encoding transglycosylase domain-containing protein → MSDEQPQQPGWTPREPLDGGAPPPDGTSAAPGKKGKKRKRPKRHGWRRLIPTWRMVLGGVVVIVLLLVGGFIAGYNLVDIPPANKAATAQSNVYLYADGTEMARDGEVNRENVPLAQIPLDVQRAALAAEDRDFYSESAVDPQAMIRAAWNTLTGKGTQGGSTITQQYVKNYYLGQEQTLSRKAKEFFIAIKLDREETKDQILEGYLNTSYFGRNAYGIQAAAQAYYGKNIQDIDVAQGAYLASLLNAPSAYDVVAHPENKTRAVARWNYVLDGMVKKKWLSQSDRAAEKFPVPGKIKGASGLSGQRGYLVQAVKEYLTSNKILDEDTLATGGYRITTTIQKPKQDALVTAVDDQVNSKLSKSRTADRNVRVGGASVEPDSGRVVAMYGGIDYTKQYVNNATRRDYQVGSTFKPFVFASAVENRSTTQDGRRITPNTIYDGTDHRMVQGPNGPTGYAPGNEDGRSYGNITVSTATDKSVNAVYAQMAEDVGPAKVEQTATDLGIPKNTPDLNPYPSIALGPSTASVLDMTEAYATLAGHGRHGMYTIVDSISKNGAKVALPANSTVQAVTRQSADTTTSILKSVVESGTGTAAKSAGRPAAGKTGTAEDDKAAWFAGYTPDLSTVISVMGQDPDTGVQKPLYGALGLPRVNGGGAPAQIWGQYTAAALKNTRATPFTLDLQAGASQDALPTPASSSASPSGSASPSASASATGPSPTGSGNPSSPPPSVPSETPSESTGVIGGLTGGGTETSGGTNGGGGLTPGNGDGGGTG, encoded by the coding sequence GTGAGCGACGAGCAGCCACAGCAGCCCGGCTGGACCCCGCGGGAACCGCTCGACGGCGGCGCCCCGCCACCCGACGGCACCAGTGCCGCACCCGGGAAGAAGGGGAAGAAGCGCAAGCGTCCCAAGCGGCACGGCTGGCGCCGCCTGATCCCCACCTGGCGCATGGTCCTCGGCGGCGTCGTGGTGATCGTCCTGCTGCTCGTCGGCGGCTTCATCGCCGGGTACAACCTCGTCGACATCCCGCCCGCCAACAAGGCGGCCACCGCGCAGAGCAACGTCTACCTCTACGCCGACGGCACCGAGATGGCCCGCGACGGCGAGGTCAACCGGGAGAACGTCCCGCTCGCGCAGATCCCCCTCGACGTCCAGCGTGCCGCGCTCGCCGCGGAGGACCGTGATTTCTACTCCGAGAGCGCCGTCGACCCCCAGGCCATGATCCGCGCGGCATGGAACACCCTGACCGGCAAGGGCACGCAGGGCGGCTCGACGATCACGCAGCAGTACGTCAAGAACTACTACCTCGGCCAGGAGCAGACCCTCAGCCGCAAGGCCAAGGAGTTCTTCATCGCGATCAAGCTCGACCGGGAGGAGACCAAGGACCAGATCCTCGAGGGCTATCTGAACACCAGCTACTTCGGGCGCAACGCGTACGGCATCCAGGCCGCGGCCCAGGCGTACTACGGCAAGAACATCCAGGACATCGACGTCGCACAGGGCGCCTATCTCGCGTCGCTGCTCAACGCCCCCAGCGCGTACGACGTCGTGGCGCACCCGGAGAACAAGACCCGGGCGGTGGCCCGCTGGAACTACGTGCTCGACGGCATGGTCAAGAAGAAGTGGCTCAGCCAATCCGACCGCGCCGCCGAGAAGTTCCCGGTACCCGGCAAGATCAAGGGCGCATCGGGGCTCTCCGGACAGCGCGGGTACCTCGTGCAGGCCGTCAAGGAGTACCTCACCAGCAACAAGATCCTCGACGAGGACACCCTGGCCACCGGCGGCTACCGCATCACCACCACGATCCAGAAACCGAAACAGGACGCACTGGTCACCGCCGTCGACGACCAGGTGAACAGCAAACTCAGCAAGAGCCGCACCGCCGACCGCAATGTCCGCGTGGGCGGCGCCTCGGTGGAGCCGGACTCCGGCCGGGTCGTCGCGATGTACGGCGGGATCGACTACACCAAGCAGTACGTCAACAACGCCACCCGCCGCGACTACCAGGTCGGCTCGACCTTCAAGCCGTTCGTCTTCGCCTCCGCCGTCGAGAACCGGTCGACCACCCAGGACGGGCGCCGGATCACCCCGAACACCATCTACGACGGCACCGACCACCGCATGGTGCAGGGCCCCAACGGGCCCACCGGCTACGCCCCCGGCAACGAGGACGGCCGTTCCTACGGCAACATCACCGTCAGCACGGCCACCGACAAGTCCGTCAACGCCGTGTACGCACAGATGGCCGAGGACGTGGGCCCCGCCAAGGTGGAACAGACCGCGACCGACCTCGGCATCCCCAAGAACACCCCCGACCTCAACCCCTACCCGTCCATCGCGCTCGGCCCGTCCACCGCCAGCGTGCTGGACATGACCGAGGCGTACGCGACCCTCGCCGGGCACGGCAGGCACGGGATGTACACCATCGTCGACTCGATCAGTAAGAACGGCGCGAAGGTCGCCCTGCCGGCGAACAGCACCGTGCAGGCCGTCACCCGGCAGTCCGCCGACACCACCACGTCGATCCTGAAGAGCGTCGTCGAGAGCGGCACGGGCACCGCGGCCAAATCGGCGGGCCGCCCCGCCGCGGGCAAGACGGGTACCGCGGAGGACGACAAGGCGGCCTGGTTCGCGGGCTACACGCCCGACCTGTCGACCGTGATCTCGGTGATGGGCCAGGACCCCGACACCGGCGTACAGAAGCCGCTGTACGGGGCGCTCGGCCTGCCCCGCGTCAACGGCGGGGGCGCGCCCGCGCAGATCTGGGGCCAGTACACGGCAGCCGCGCTCAAGAACACCCGGGCCACGCCCTTCACCCTCGATCTCCAGGCGGGCGCGAGCCAGGACGCGCTGCCGACCCCGGCGTCGTCCTCCGCCTCCCCGTCGGGGTCGGCGTCGCCCTCGGCGAGCGCCAGCGCGACGGGACCGTCGCCCACCGGGTCCGGCAACCCGTCGTCGCCGCCCCCGTCCGTACCGTCCGAGACACCGAGCGAGAGCACCGGCGTCATCGGCGGACTCACCGGCGGCGGCACCGAAACGAGCGGCGG